The following are encoded together in the Daucus carota subsp. sativus chromosome 5, DH1 v3.0, whole genome shotgun sequence genome:
- the LOC108221021 gene encoding glyoxylate/hydroxypyruvate/pyruvate reductase 2KGR — protein sequence MNQISVLMTYPMFTNLEKLLEKHYNLLRLWELKDHEQEHFLKANADTIKAVVACAEAGINKKMINLLPRLEIVSTFSVGYDKIDLIKCRERGVKVTNTPDVVTEDVADLAIALALSTLRKICGADGFVRKGLWKMGDFCISTKLSGKSVGIVGLGRIGSAIAKRAEAFNCPVSYYSRSRKLNNDYKYYTNIIDLAANCQILFVACALTEETRYIINREVLDALGREGILINIGRGLHVEESELVSALLDGRLGGAGIDVFENEPDVPDQLFGLDNVVLLPHVGTSTMETCTEMADLVIKNLEAHFKNEPLLTPVL from the exons ATGAACCAAATTAGCGTACTAATGACCTACCCCATGTTCACAAACCTCGAAAAATTGCTCGAAAAGCACTACAACCTCTTAAGACTATGGGAACTCAAAGACCATGAACAAGAACACTTCTTGAAAGCAAATGCAGACACAATCAAAGCAGTTGTGGCTTGTGCTGAGGCAGGGATCAACAAAAAGATGATTAATTTGCTGCCAAGATTAGAGATTGTTTCCACATTTAGTGTTGGTTATGACAAGATTGATTTGATCAAGTGTAGAGAGAGGGGGGTTAAGGTTACTAATACTCCTGATGTGGTTACTGAGGATGTTGCTGATTTGGCTATTGCTCTTGCTTTGTCTACTTTGAGGAAGATTTGTGGTGCTGATGGGTTTGTCCGAAAAGGGTTGTGGAAAATGGGGGATTTTTGCATTAGTACTAAG TTAAGTGGTAAATCTGTTGGGATTGTCGGACTGGGAAGAATTGGTTCAGCCATTGCAAAGAGAGCTGAAGCATTTAACTGCCCTGTTAGTTACTACTCAAGATCCAGGAAACTCAACAATGATTACAAGTACTACACCAATATCATTGATTTGGCTGCCAATTGCCAGATCCTATTTGTTGCATGTGCTCTTACTGAGGAGACTCGCTACATTATCAACCGTGAAGTTCTTGATGCATTGGGTAGAGAAGGCATTCTGATCAACATTGGCCGAGGACTACATGTTGAGGAATCTGAACTTGTTTCTGCGTTGCTTGATGGTCGTTTAGGTGGAGCTGGAATAGATGTATTTGAAAATGAGCCTGATGTACCTGATCAACTATTCGGACTCGATAATGTAGTTCTCCTGCCTCATGTTGGGACCTCGACTATGGAAACCTGCACAGAAATGGCAGACCTTGTGATCAAGAACTTGGAAGCACATTTCAAAAACGAGCCACTGCTGACTCCAGTTTTGTAA
- the LOC108220979 gene encoding uncharacterized protein LOC108220979, with translation MLEGKALIEDTDMPLKMQIQAMASASQALDVYDVLDCKSIAAHIKKDFDKKYGNGWQCVVGSNFGCFFTHTTGTFIYFTVETLNFLIFKGAASTPPSSP, from the exons ATGCTGGAGGGGAAAGCTCTGATAGAAGACACAGACATGCCACTGAAGATGCAGATCCAAGCCATGGCCTCAGCTTCTCAAGCACTTGATGTTTATGATGTTCTTGACTGCAAATCCATTGCTGCACACATCAAGAAG GATTTTGATAAGAAATATGGGAATGGCTGGCAATGTGTTGTGGGATCAAACTTTGGCTGTTTCTTCACTCACACTACAGGGACTTTCATTTACTTTACTGTGGAGACTCTCAACTTCCTTATTTTCAAGGGAGCTGCTTCTACGCCCCCATCATCTCCGTGA
- the LOC108220987 gene encoding hydroxyphenylpyruvate reductase has protein sequence MEKNSEIGVWMTCPMSTYLQDQLAQRFSVYKPWNIPSPSNPDSLRPHSPSIRALVGNGNYGANAELIESLPSLEIIASHSVGLDQIDLGKCKERGIKVSYTPDELTDEVADLAVGLALATLRKICWCDGLVKSGFWSRGGQFGLGTKFSGKSVGIIGLGRIGLAIAKRVESFGCTISYCSRSQKMDSGYRYYAHVIDLASNCQILIVACALTSETYHIINRRVIDALGSEGVVINIGRGAHIDEPELVSALVEHRLAGAGLDVFEHEPEVPEQLFGLDNVVLSPHRGSATEETRKSMADLIIANLEAHFSGKPLPTPVLF, from the exons ATGGAAAAAAACAGCGAGATAGGAGTATGGATGACATGTCCCATGTCAACATACCTCCAAGACCAACTCGCCCAAAGATTCTCCGTCTACAAACCCTGGAATATTCCGTCACCGTCAAACCCAGATTCCCTCCGGCCTCACTCTCCGTCCATCCGAGCGTTAGTCGGTAACGGCAACTACGGAGCCAATGCTGAGCTGATCGAGTCGCTGCCAAGTCTCGAGATCATCGCGAGCCACAGCGTGGGCTTGGACCAGATTGATCTGGGAAAGTGTAAAGAGAGAGGGATTAAAGTTAGTTACACTCCGGATGAGTTGACTGATGAAGTTGCTGATTTGGCTGTGGGCCTTGCGTTGGCTACTTTGAGGAAGATTTGTTGGTGTGATGGGCTTGTTAAGAGTGGGTTTTGGAGCAGGGGTGGGCAGTTCGGGTTGGGGACTAAG TTCAGCGGCAAATCAGTTGGCATTATAGGATTGGGAAGAATTGGATTAGCAATTGCTAAGCGAGTTGAATCATTTGGTTGTACAATTAGTTACTGTTCCAGATCACAGAAGATGGATTCGGGATACAGATACTACGCACATGTTATTGATTTGGCCTCTAATTGTCAGATTCTTATTGTTGCATGCGCACTGACAAGTGAAACATATCATATCATCAATCGTCGAGTGATTGATGCCTTAGGTTCAGAAGGTGTTGTCATTAACATTGGGAGAGGAGCTCATATTGATGAGCCTGAGCTCGTTTCAGCTCTTGTTGAACATCGACTGGCTGGTGCTGGGCTCGATGTGTTTGAGCACGAGCCTGAAGTTCCAGAGCAGCTGTTTGGGCTTGATAATGTAGTCCTCTCGCCTCATAGGGGATCTGCCACAGAAGAAACACGTAAAAGCATGGCTGATCTCATCATCGCAAACTTGGAGGCTCATTTTTCGGGCAAACCACTGCCAACTCCAGTTCTCTTCTAG